GCCATCTGTGGTTGGATTTGATTTGTAGATATCATATCAAAAACTTATTTATCTTTCTGTAAATGCAACTACAAACTATTAAATCTTTTCCATCTGCATGGCGGCTCCGAGGGGCCTTACCTTATCTAGCGGTTAAGCATGGTTTTTGAGCTTTACACAGCCCTTCGCCTTCGTAGCGTCGTTAATACGCATATTGCACTCAAAATCATGGGCTTTTGACACCGCTGGGACAAATTGATGCCAAGCCCGCAACGGACTTTCACCGCAGATAATAGCCCATGCCCGGGCACAACAGAAAAATGGCGAGCGTTCTGGTCAGAAAGCCATAATGGACCATTCCAGCATCAATCAGAAAAACCCCTAAAAAAAAAAGCGCCAGGCATTGTATTGCCTGGCGCAAATTCTTCATGTAACAAATTCTATTTTACCAGATACCCGCCATCCACTGGTATGATTGCACCGTTTACGTAGTCGCTTGCTTTGGATGCTAAAAATATTGTGACGCCTTTCATATCTTCAGGGCAGCCCCATCTACGGGCAGGAATCCTGTCAGAAATCTGCTTGTTTCTTGTCTCATTAGCAAGCAGGGCGGAATTCATTTCCGTTGCCATATATCCCGGAGCAATGGCGTTAACATTAATGCCTCTGCCCGCCCAATCATTGGTAAGCTCTTTTGTCAGCTGCATTACCCCACCTTTAGCCGCCGAATATGCCGGTACGGTCTGACCGCCAAAAAATGAGGCCATAGAAGCTATATTGATGATTTTCCCATAACCTTTTTTGAGCATGATGCGTCCTGCCAATTGGCATTGGATAAATACTGCATTTAAATTGATACTCAGCACCTCATCCCATTCTTCAATGGGAAATTCTTCTGCAGAATGTCTTCTCTGAATACCTGCAGCCGTCACTAAAATATCCAAATCGCCTCTAAGATATGCCAAAGCCTCCTCGAATGAACGGTATACTTCTTTCCGGTTCCGCAGATCCGCTTTCACACCATAGCATGAATAGCCTTTTTTCTTAAAATCTTCCGCGACATCAAATATCATGTCAGATGACCCTATTATGGATACTTCACACCCGGCCTCAAGAAGCGCCTCTGCCATACCATGGCCAAGACCCCTTGTGCCGCCCGTTACGATTGCCTTTTTGCCGCTTATATCAAACATTGAACTTATCATTTTTATAAACCCCTACTCTTTTTAAATTACAAAACACATTTGGATAATTTAGCTATTATCACCAGGATTTAATCAAACAGGACCAGCATTTTCTTTACCTTCGGATCCGGATGATCCATATAATAAAACATTTTATCAATTTCACTGAACTTTATAAAAGTTGTAGCTATGCCGTCCAGATTAAATTCATTTCGGGCAAATTTCTCGATCACCGGTTTAAACTGATCGCAAGACATCCTGGATCCAATCAGATCCAGCTCCCTCTGATCCAGCATGGCCTGGGAAATTGCTTCCGGAGCAGTTGTAAAACCAAGGCTAACTATCCTACCAGCATTTCTTACCAGTCCCGGTTCAAATAAACTCGTAAGAGAACCTTGGAAACAAGCGGCATCGAAGGCCACGGTAACGCCTTTCCCCTTTGTAATCTCTTGTACTCTGGCAATCACACTTTCTTTTTTAGCGTTGATTACATAATCTGCTCCATAGCCTTTTGCTCTTTCCAAGGTTTCATCATTGATATCACAGCAGATGACCATGCATCCTTTATTTCTGCATGTCTGCAGGATAATAGAACCTATCGTTCCCGCGCCTAGAATAAAAACGATGTCCCCGGGCACTACCCTGCCTCTTTCAGTACAATGCGCTCCAACAGTAAAGGGTTCAATCAGGGCTGCATCTTTAAACGGTATGCTGTCCGGCACCACATAAACATCATCTTCAGGTGCTGTAAAATATTCTCTTAATCCACCGTCTGCACCGCTTCCGCGTACTCTTACATGTTCACAGACGTTTTCTCTTCCAATTTTGCACTGGTAGCATTCACCACAAGTGATAATCAAATCGACTGCAACCCTATCCC
This DNA window, taken from Syntrophomonadaceae bacterium, encodes the following:
- a CDS encoding SDR family oxidoreductase, producing MISSMFDISGKKAIVTGGTRGLGHGMAEALLEAGCEVSIIGSSDMIFDVAEDFKKKGYSCYGVKADLRNRKEVYRSFEEALAYLRGDLDILVTAAGIQRRHSAEEFPIEEWDEVLSINLNAVFIQCQLAGRIMLKKGYGKIINIASMASFFGGQTVPAYSAAKGGVMQLTKELTNDWAGRGINVNAIAPGYMATEMNSALLANETRNKQISDRIPARRWGCPEDMKGVTIFLASKASDYVNGAIIPVDGGYLVK
- a CDS encoding alcohol dehydrogenase catalytic domain-containing protein; the encoded protein is MKMKEIVIIKPHEYEVREVPIPELQNEYEVLIQMKAAGICGSDHHIYHGANPCSTYPRIPGHENAGVIAKVGSKVTKVKAGDRVAVDLIITCGECYQCKIGRENVCEHVRVRGSGADGGLREYFTAPEDDVYVVPDSIPFKDAALIEPFTVGAHCTERGRVVPGDIVFILGAGTIGSIILQTCRNKGCMVICCDINDETLERAKGYGADYVINAKKESVIARVQEITKGKGVTVAFDAACFQGSLTSLFEPGLVRNAGRIVSLGFTTAPEAISQAMLDQRELDLIGSRMSCDQFKPVIEKFARNEFNLDGIATTFIKFSEIDKMFYYMDHPDPKVKKMLVLFD